A section of the Entelurus aequoreus isolate RoL-2023_Sb linkage group LG21, RoL_Eaeq_v1.1, whole genome shotgun sequence genome encodes:
- the LOC133638203 gene encoding filaggrin-2-like isoform X1 encodes MGPGLSARLTWICVLLISGAASLPVQHGNRSTNQDTTDSLAGAVSPKDLPQSSNFPAEADEPANPTADTKGASSIVSREPKAVTYDHNANKISSGPVPQADVPITSDKFRPQAAESGASSAWRAYNPPSYTPSAAAGLQDGPVDAKQQPESNLDVDNDSAWSGVDPRSSYRSSTAGSVKGSWKQEEASSPGAHVHPGWPSYDLASSYESSSGQQAGPNSGIQQQFHPGVHEHSGLSGEDSASSSKTSTGYQANKNILKHPGWSGYDSSSKSSGQQTSNPAAHVHPEWSSYGSESSTGGLKQPSNQHAHVNPVLSSYGSSSSSKSSGQQTSNPAAHVHPEWSSHGSESSTGGLKQPTNVHVHPGWSDYSSFSGQQTSNPAAHVHPEWSSTGSSTGGLKQTPHHVHPEWSGYGSSSSSKSGQQTSNPVVHMHPEWSSYGSESSTGGLEPSHHVHVHPGWSGYGSSGQQTSNPTAHVHPEWSSHDSSSSESSTGGLKQPSHVHVHPGWSGYSSSGQQTSDPTAHVHPEWSSYGSESSTGGLKQPSNQHAHVHPVLPSYGSSSSSKSSGQQPSNPAAHVHPEWSSYGSESSTGGLKQPSNQHAHVHPVLPSYGSSSSSKSSGQQPSNQHAHVHPVLSSYGSSSSKSSGQQPSNQHAHVHPVLSSYGSSSSSKSSGQQTSNPAAHVHPEWSSYGSESSTGGLKQPSNQHAHVHPVLSSYGSSSSSKTSGQQPSNQHAHVHPVLSSYGSSSSKSSGQQPSNQHAHVHPELSSYGSSSSKSSGQQPSNQHAHVHPEWSSYGSESSTGGLKQPTNQHAHVHPVLSSYGSSSSSKSSGQQPSNQHAHVHPELSSYGSSSSKSSGQQTSNQHAHVHPELSSYGSSSSKSSGQQTSNPAAHVHPGWSSYGSESSTGGLKQPSHVHVHPGWSGYDSSSKSSTGGQQPSHQHAHVHPEWSSYGAESSTGGLKQPSNQHAHVHPELSSYGSSSSSKSSGQQTSNPAAHVHPEWSSYGSESSTGGLKQPTNVHVHPGWSGYDSSSSKSSTGGQQPSHQHAHVHPGWPGYDSSSSGQHTSKPAVHVHPGWSGYGFSSSKSSTGGQQPSHHAHVHPEWSSYGSSSSQQTSNPAAHMHPQWSSHDSSSKSSTGGQQPSHHAHVHPGWSGYDSSSSQTSNPAAHVYPGWSAYDSSSSQTSNPAAHVHPGWSSYGHSSSLYPVVDPSENSYSSSGSYHSGSVPNKNLHGWNRPEWAPMYPAGSNVFAFNPSAPSTPWLSGQSSSAPEYSPTSIVQSRYGYQRARDEFARMQYSQADVPSGFSRTASSQRSALKN; translated from the exons ATGGGGCCGGGACTCTCTGCAAG ATTAACTTGGATCTGCGTGCTGCTGATTAGCGGCGCTGCTAGCCTGCCGGTCCAACATG GCAACAGGTCTACGAACCAGGACACCACGGACTCGCTTGCCGGGGCCGTCTCTCCAAAGGATCTGCCTCAAAGCTCCAACTTCCCCGCGGAAGCGGATGAACCGGCGAACCCCACAGCCGACACAAAGGGAGCTTCGAGTATTGTTTCACGTGAGCCCAAGGCTGTGACCTACGACCACAATGCCAACAAGATATCAAGTGGTCCCGTGCCTCAAGCTGACGTTCCCATTACCAGTGACAAATTCAGACCCCAAGCCGCTGAATCAGGTGCGAGTTCTGCTTGGAGAGCGTACAATCCTCCCAGCTACACCCCCTCAGCTGCTGCTGGTCTACAAGACGGTCCCGTCGATGCCAAGCAACAGCCAGAATCTAATTTAGATGTTGACAATGACTCCGCATGGTCAGGCGTTGATCCACGTTCCAGCTACCGGTCTTCAACTGCTGGCAGCGTAAAAGGGAGTTGGAAGCAGGAGGAAGCGTCTAGTCCAGGTGCTCACGTGCACCCAGGATGGCCGAGCTATGACTTAGCCTCAAGCTACGAATCTTCAAGTGGTCAACAAGCCGGTCCTAATTCTGGGATACAGCAACAATTCCATCCAGGTGTTCACGAGCACTCAGGATTGTCAGGTGAAGACTCTGCTTCCAGTTCCAAAACTTCAACTGGTTACCAAGCCAATAAAAATATTCTCAAGCACCCAGGGTGGTCAGGCTATGACTCGAGCTCCAAATCTTCTGGCCAACAAACATCCAATCCAGCTGCTCATGTGCACCCTGAATGGTCAAGCTATGGCTCTGAATCTTCAACTGGAGGTCTAAAACAACCATCCAATCAACATGCTCATGTGAACCCTGTATTGTCAAGCTATGGTTCCTCTTCAAGCTCCAAATCATCTGGCCAACAAACATCCAATCCAGCTGCTCATGTGCACCCTGAATGGTCAAGCCATGGCTCTGAATCTTCAACTGGAGGGCTGAAACAACCAACCAATGTTCATGTGCACCCAGGATGGTCAGACTACAGTTCTTTTTCTGGCCAACAAACTTCTAATCCAGCTGCTCATGTGCACCCTGAATGGTCGAGCACCGGCTCTTCAACTGGAGGTCTGAAACAAACACCCCATCATGTGCACCCTGAATGGTCAGGCTATGGTTCCTCTTCCAGCTCCAAATCTGGCCAACAAACATCCAATCCAGTGGTTCACATGCACCCTGAATGGTCAAGCTATGGCTCTGAATCTTCAACTGGAGGTCTGGAACCGTCCCATCATGTTCATGTGCACCCAGGATGGTCAGGCTATGGTTCTTCTGGCCAACAAACATCTAATCCAACTGCTCATGTGCACCCTGAATGGTCAAGCCATGACTCCTCCAGCTCTGAATCTTCAACTGGAGGTCTGAAGCAACCATCCCATGTTCATGTGCACCCAGGATGGTCAGGCTATAGTTCTTCTGGCCAACAAACATCTGACCCAACTGCTCATGTGCACCCTGAATGGTCAAGCTATGGCTCTGAATCTTCAACTGGAGGTCTGAAACAACCATCCAATCAACATGCTCATGTGCACCCTGTATTGCCAAGCTACGGTTCCTCTTCAAGCTCCAAATCATCTGGCCAACAACCATCCAATCCAGCTGCTCATGTGCACCCTGAATGGTCAAGCTATGGCTCTGAATCTTCAACTGGAGGTCTGAAACAACCATCCAATCAACATGCTCATGTGCACCCTGTATTGCCAAGCTATGGTTCCTCTTCAAGCTCCAAATCATCTGGCCAACAACCATCCAATCAACATGCTCATGTGCACCCTGTATTGTCAAGCTATGGTTCCTCAAGCTCCAAATCATCTGGCCAACAACCATCCAATCAACATGCTCATGTGCACCCTGTATTGTCAAGCTACGGTTCCTCTTCAAGCTCCAAATCATCTGGCCAACAAACATCCAATCCAGCTGCTCATGTGCACCCTGAATGGTCAAGCTATGGCTCTGAATCTTCAACTGGAGGGCTGAAACAACCATCCAATCAACATGCTCATGTGCACCCTGTATTGTCAAGCTATGGTTCCTCTTCAAGCTCCAAAACATCTGGCCAACAACCATCCAATCAACATGCTCATGTGCACCCTGTATTGTCAAGCTATGGTTCCTCAAGCTCCAAATCATCCGGCCAACAACCATCCAATCAACATGCTCATGTTCACCCTGAATTGTCAAGCTATGGTTCCTCAAGCTCCAAATCATCTGGCCAACAACCATCCAATCAACATGCTCATGTGCACCCTGAATGGTCAAGCTATGGTTCTGAATCTTCAACTGGAGGTctgaaacaaccaaccaatcaacaTGCTCATGTTCACCCTGTATTGTCAAGCTATGGTTCCTCTTCAAGCTCCAAATCATCTGGCCAACAACCATCCAATCAACATGCTCATGTACACCCTGAATTGTCAAGCTATGGTTCCTCAAGCTCCAAATCATCTGGCCAACAAACATCCAATCAACATGCTCATGTACACCCTGAATTGTCAAGCTATGGTTCCTCAAGCTCCAAATCATCTGGCCAACAAACATCCAATCCAGCTGCTCATGTGCACCCTGGATGGTCAAGCTATGGCTCTGAATCTTCAACTGGAGGGCTGAAACAACCATCCCATGTTCATGTGCACCCAGGATGGTCAGGCTATGACTCTAGCTCTAAATCTTCCACTGGTGGTCAACAGCCCTCCCATCAACATGCTCATGTGCACCCTGAATGGTCAAGCTATGGCGCTGAATCTTCAACTGGAGGTCTGAAACAACCATCCAATCAACATGCTCATGTGCACCCTGAATTGTCAAGCTATGGTTCCTCTTCAAGCTCCAAATCATCTGGCCAACAAACATCCAATCCAGCTGCTCATGTGCACCCTGAATGGTCAAGCTATGGCTCTGAATCTTCAACTGGAGGTCTGAAACAACCAACCAATGTTCATGTGCACCCAGGATGGTCAGGCTATGACTCCTCTAGCTCTAAATCGTCCACTGGTGGTCAACAACCCTCCCATCAACATGCTCATGTGCACCCAGGATGGCCAGGCTACGACTCTTCCTCTTCTGGTCAACACACTTCTAAACCAGCTGTTCATGTACACCCCGGATGGTCAGGCTATGGTTTCTCTAGCTCTAAATCTTCCACTGGTGGTCAACAACCATCTCATCATGCTCATGTGCACCCTGAATGGTCAAGCTATGGTTCCTCTTCTAGCCAACAAACATCCAATCCAGCTGCTCACATGCACCCTCAATGGTCAAGCCATGACTCCAGCTCCAAATCTTCAACTGGTGGTCAGCAACCATCCCATCATGCTCATGTGCACCCAGGATGGTCCGG CTATGACTCCTCTTCTAGCCAAACATCTAATCCAGCTGCTCATGTGTACCCAGGATGGTCTGCCTATGACTCCTCTTCTAGCCAAACATCTAATCCAGCTGCTCATGTGCACCCAGGATGGTCAAGCTATGGACACTCCAGCTCACTGTACCCTGTAGTGGACCCTAGTGAGAATTCTTATAGCTCTTCAGGATCCTATCACTCTGGTAGTGTTCCCAACAAGAACCTTCATGGTTGGAACAGACCTGAGTGGGCTCCAATGTATCCAGCAGGAAGCAATGTGTTTGCCTTCAACCCGAGTGCTCCCAGCACTCCCTGGTTGTCTGGCCAGTCTAGCTCTGCTCCTGAATACTCACCAACTTCCATCGTCCAATCCAGATACGGCTACCAACGTGCGCGAGATGAATTTGCCAGAATGCAATATTCCCAAGCTGATGTTCCGTCAGGCTTCTCCAGAACTGCGAGCTCCCAAAGAAGCGCCCTGAAGAACTGA
- the LOC133638203 gene encoding filaggrin-2-like isoform X2, with amino-acid sequence MGPGLSARLTWICVLLISGAASLPVQHGNRSTNQDTTDSLAGAVSPKDLPQSSNFPAEADEPANPTADTKGASSIVSREPKAVTYDHNANKISSGPVPQADVPITSDKFRPQAAESGASSAWRAYNPPSYTPSAAAGLQDGPVDAKQQPESNLDVDNDSAWSGVDPRSSYRSSTAGSVKGSWKQEEASSPGAHVHPGWPSYDLASSYESSSGQQAGPNSGIQQQFHPGVHEHSGLSGEDSASSSKTSTGYQANKNILKHPGWSGYDSSSKSSGQQTSNPAAHVHPEWSSYGSESSTGGLKQPSNQHAHVNPVLSSYGSSSSSKSSGQQTSNPAAHVHPEWSSHGSESSTGGLKQPTNVHVHPGWSDYSSFSGQQTSNPAAHVHPEWSSTGSSTGGLKQPSNQHAHVHPVLPSYGSSSSSKSSGQQPSNPAAHVHPEWSSYGSESSTGGLKQPSNQHAHVHPVLPSYGSSSSSKSSGQQPSNQHAHVHPVLSSYGSSSSKSSGQQPSNQHAHVHPVLSSYGSSSSSKSSGQQTSNPAAHVHPEWSSYGSESSTGGLKQPSNQHAHVHPVLSSYGSSSSSKTSGQQPSNQHAHVHPVLSSYGSSSSKSSGQQPSNQHAHVHPELSSYGSSSSKSSGQQPSNQHAHVHPEWSSYGSESSTGGLKQPTNQHAHVHPVLSSYGSSSSSKSSGQQPSNQHAHVHPELSSYGSSSSKSSGQQTSNQHAHVHPELSSYGSSSSKSSGQQTSNPAAHVHPGWSSYGSESSTGGLKQPSHVHVHPGWSGYDSSSKSSTGGQQPSHQHAHVHPEWSSYGAESSTGGLKQPSNQHAHVHPELSSYGSSSSSKSSGQQTSNPAAHVHPEWSSYGSESSTGGLKQPTNVHVHPGWSGYDSSSSKSSTGGQQPSHQHAHVHPGWPGYDSSSSGQHTSKPAVHVHPGWSGYGFSSSKSSTGGQQPSHHAHVHPEWSSYGSSSSQQTSNPAAHMHPQWSSHDSSSKSSTGGQQPSHHAHVHPGWSGYDSSSSQTSNPAAHVYPGWSAYDSSSSQTSNPAAHVHPGWSSYGHSSSLYPVVDPSENSYSSSGSYHSGSVPNKNLHGWNRPEWAPMYPAGSNVFAFNPSAPSTPWLSGQSSSAPEYSPTSIVQSRYGYQRARDEFARMQYSQADVPSGFSRTASSQRSALKN; translated from the exons ATGGGGCCGGGACTCTCTGCAAG ATTAACTTGGATCTGCGTGCTGCTGATTAGCGGCGCTGCTAGCCTGCCGGTCCAACATG GCAACAGGTCTACGAACCAGGACACCACGGACTCGCTTGCCGGGGCCGTCTCTCCAAAGGATCTGCCTCAAAGCTCCAACTTCCCCGCGGAAGCGGATGAACCGGCGAACCCCACAGCCGACACAAAGGGAGCTTCGAGTATTGTTTCACGTGAGCCCAAGGCTGTGACCTACGACCACAATGCCAACAAGATATCAAGTGGTCCCGTGCCTCAAGCTGACGTTCCCATTACCAGTGACAAATTCAGACCCCAAGCCGCTGAATCAGGTGCGAGTTCTGCTTGGAGAGCGTACAATCCTCCCAGCTACACCCCCTCAGCTGCTGCTGGTCTACAAGACGGTCCCGTCGATGCCAAGCAACAGCCAGAATCTAATTTAGATGTTGACAATGACTCCGCATGGTCAGGCGTTGATCCACGTTCCAGCTACCGGTCTTCAACTGCTGGCAGCGTAAAAGGGAGTTGGAAGCAGGAGGAAGCGTCTAGTCCAGGTGCTCACGTGCACCCAGGATGGCCGAGCTATGACTTAGCCTCAAGCTACGAATCTTCAAGTGGTCAACAAGCCGGTCCTAATTCTGGGATACAGCAACAATTCCATCCAGGTGTTCACGAGCACTCAGGATTGTCAGGTGAAGACTCTGCTTCCAGTTCCAAAACTTCAACTGGTTACCAAGCCAATAAAAATATTCTCAAGCACCCAGGGTGGTCAGGCTATGACTCGAGCTCCAAATCTTCTGGCCAACAAACATCCAATCCAGCTGCTCATGTGCACCCTGAATGGTCAAGCTATGGCTCTGAATCTTCAACTGGAGGTCTAAAACAACCATCCAATCAACATGCTCATGTGAACCCTGTATTGTCAAGCTATGGTTCCTCTTCAAGCTCCAAATCATCTGGCCAACAAACATCCAATCCAGCTGCTCATGTGCACCCTGAATGGTCAAGCCATGGCTCTGAATCTTCAACTGGAGGGCTGAAACAACCAACCAATGTTCATGTGCACCCAGGATGGTCAGACTACAGTTCTTTTTCTGGCCAACAAACTTCTAATCCAGCTGCTCATGTGCACCCTGAATGGTCGAGCACCGGCTCTTCAACTGGAG GTCTGAAACAACCATCCAATCAACATGCTCATGTGCACCCTGTATTGCCAAGCTACGGTTCCTCTTCAAGCTCCAAATCATCTGGCCAACAACCATCCAATCCAGCTGCTCATGTGCACCCTGAATGGTCAAGCTATGGCTCTGAATCTTCAACTGGAGGTCTGAAACAACCATCCAATCAACATGCTCATGTGCACCCTGTATTGCCAAGCTATGGTTCCTCTTCAAGCTCCAAATCATCTGGCCAACAACCATCCAATCAACATGCTCATGTGCACCCTGTATTGTCAAGCTATGGTTCCTCAAGCTCCAAATCATCTGGCCAACAACCATCCAATCAACATGCTCATGTGCACCCTGTATTGTCAAGCTACGGTTCCTCTTCAAGCTCCAAATCATCTGGCCAACAAACATCCAATCCAGCTGCTCATGTGCACCCTGAATGGTCAAGCTATGGCTCTGAATCTTCAACTGGAGGGCTGAAACAACCATCCAATCAACATGCTCATGTGCACCCTGTATTGTCAAGCTATGGTTCCTCTTCAAGCTCCAAAACATCTGGCCAACAACCATCCAATCAACATGCTCATGTGCACCCTGTATTGTCAAGCTATGGTTCCTCAAGCTCCAAATCATCCGGCCAACAACCATCCAATCAACATGCTCATGTTCACCCTGAATTGTCAAGCTATGGTTCCTCAAGCTCCAAATCATCTGGCCAACAACCATCCAATCAACATGCTCATGTGCACCCTGAATGGTCAAGCTATGGTTCTGAATCTTCAACTGGAGGTctgaaacaaccaaccaatcaacaTGCTCATGTTCACCCTGTATTGTCAAGCTATGGTTCCTCTTCAAGCTCCAAATCATCTGGCCAACAACCATCCAATCAACATGCTCATGTACACCCTGAATTGTCAAGCTATGGTTCCTCAAGCTCCAAATCATCTGGCCAACAAACATCCAATCAACATGCTCATGTACACCCTGAATTGTCAAGCTATGGTTCCTCAAGCTCCAAATCATCTGGCCAACAAACATCCAATCCAGCTGCTCATGTGCACCCTGGATGGTCAAGCTATGGCTCTGAATCTTCAACTGGAGGGCTGAAACAACCATCCCATGTTCATGTGCACCCAGGATGGTCAGGCTATGACTCTAGCTCTAAATCTTCCACTGGTGGTCAACAGCCCTCCCATCAACATGCTCATGTGCACCCTGAATGGTCAAGCTATGGCGCTGAATCTTCAACTGGAGGTCTGAAACAACCATCCAATCAACATGCTCATGTGCACCCTGAATTGTCAAGCTATGGTTCCTCTTCAAGCTCCAAATCATCTGGCCAACAAACATCCAATCCAGCTGCTCATGTGCACCCTGAATGGTCAAGCTATGGCTCTGAATCTTCAACTGGAGGTCTGAAACAACCAACCAATGTTCATGTGCACCCAGGATGGTCAGGCTATGACTCCTCTAGCTCTAAATCGTCCACTGGTGGTCAACAACCCTCCCATCAACATGCTCATGTGCACCCAGGATGGCCAGGCTACGACTCTTCCTCTTCTGGTCAACACACTTCTAAACCAGCTGTTCATGTACACCCCGGATGGTCAGGCTATGGTTTCTCTAGCTCTAAATCTTCCACTGGTGGTCAACAACCATCTCATCATGCTCATGTGCACCCTGAATGGTCAAGCTATGGTTCCTCTTCTAGCCAACAAACATCCAATCCAGCTGCTCACATGCACCCTCAATGGTCAAGCCATGACTCCAGCTCCAAATCTTCAACTGGTGGTCAGCAACCATCCCATCATGCTCATGTGCACCCAGGATGGTCCGG CTATGACTCCTCTTCTAGCCAAACATCTAATCCAGCTGCTCATGTGTACCCAGGATGGTCTGCCTATGACTCCTCTTCTAGCCAAACATCTAATCCAGCTGCTCATGTGCACCCAGGATGGTCAAGCTATGGACACTCCAGCTCACTGTACCCTGTAGTGGACCCTAGTGAGAATTCTTATAGCTCTTCAGGATCCTATCACTCTGGTAGTGTTCCCAACAAGAACCTTCATGGTTGGAACAGACCTGAGTGGGCTCCAATGTATCCAGCAGGAAGCAATGTGTTTGCCTTCAACCCGAGTGCTCCCAGCACTCCCTGGTTGTCTGGCCAGTCTAGCTCTGCTCCTGAATACTCACCAACTTCCATCGTCCAATCCAGATACGGCTACCAACGTGCGCGAGATGAATTTGCCAGAATGCAATATTCCCAAGCTGATGTTCCGTCAGGCTTCTCCAGAACTGCGAGCTCCCAAAGAAGCGCCCTGAAGAACTGA
- the LOC133638203 gene encoding filaggrin-2-like isoform X3, producing the protein MGPGLSARLTWICVLLISGAASLPVQHGNRSTNQDTTDSLAGAVSPKDLPQSSNFPAEADEPANPTADTKGASSIVSREPKAVTYDHNANKISSGPVPQADVPITSDKFRPQAAESGASSAWRAYNPPSYTPSAAAGLQDGPVDAKQQPESNLDVDNDSAWSGVDPRSSYRSSTAGSVKGSWKQEEASSPGAHVHPGWPSYDLASSYESSSGQQAGPNSGIQQQFHPGVHEHSGLSGEDSASSSKTSTGYQANKNILKHPGWSGYDSSSKSSGQQTSNPAAHVHPEWSSYGSESSTGGLKQPSNQHAHVNPVLSSYGSSSSSKSSGQQTSNPAAHVHPEWSSHGSESSTGGLKQPTNVHVHPGWSDYSSFSGQQTSNPAAHVHPEWSSTGSSTGGLKQPSNQHAHVHPVLPSYGSSSSSKSSGQQPSNQHAHVHPVLSSYGSSSSKSSGQQPSNQHAHVHPVLSSYGSSSSSKSSGQQTSNPAAHVHPEWSSYGSESSTGGLKQPSNQHAHVHPVLSSYGSSSSSKTSGQQPSNQHAHVHPVLSSYGSSSSKSSGQQPSNQHAHVHPELSSYGSSSSKSSGQQPSNQHAHVHPEWSSYGSESSTGGLKQPTNQHAHVHPVLSSYGSSSSSKSSGQQPSNQHAHVHPELSSYGSSSSKSSGQQTSNQHAHVHPELSSYGSSSSKSSGQQTSNPAAHVHPGWSSYGSESSTGGLKQPSHVHVHPGWSGYDSSSKSSTGGQQPSHQHAHVHPEWSSYGAESSTGGLKQPSNQHAHVHPELSSYGSSSSSKSSGQQTSNPAAHVHPEWSSYGSESSTGGLKQPTNVHVHPGWSGYDSSSSKSSTGGQQPSHQHAHVHPGWPGYDSSSSGQHTSKPAVHVHPGWSGYGFSSSKSSTGGQQPSHHAHVHPEWSSYGSSSSQQTSNPAAHMHPQWSSHDSSSKSSTGGQQPSHHAHVHPGWSGYDSSSSQTSNPAAHVYPGWSAYDSSSSQTSNPAAHVHPGWSSYGHSSSLYPVVDPSENSYSSSGSYHSGSVPNKNLHGWNRPEWAPMYPAGSNVFAFNPSAPSTPWLSGQSSSAPEYSPTSIVQSRYGYQRARDEFARMQYSQADVPSGFSRTASSQRSALKN; encoded by the exons ATGGGGCCGGGACTCTCTGCAAG ATTAACTTGGATCTGCGTGCTGCTGATTAGCGGCGCTGCTAGCCTGCCGGTCCAACATG GCAACAGGTCTACGAACCAGGACACCACGGACTCGCTTGCCGGGGCCGTCTCTCCAAAGGATCTGCCTCAAAGCTCCAACTTCCCCGCGGAAGCGGATGAACCGGCGAACCCCACAGCCGACACAAAGGGAGCTTCGAGTATTGTTTCACGTGAGCCCAAGGCTGTGACCTACGACCACAATGCCAACAAGATATCAAGTGGTCCCGTGCCTCAAGCTGACGTTCCCATTACCAGTGACAAATTCAGACCCCAAGCCGCTGAATCAGGTGCGAGTTCTGCTTGGAGAGCGTACAATCCTCCCAGCTACACCCCCTCAGCTGCTGCTGGTCTACAAGACGGTCCCGTCGATGCCAAGCAACAGCCAGAATCTAATTTAGATGTTGACAATGACTCCGCATGGTCAGGCGTTGATCCACGTTCCAGCTACCGGTCTTCAACTGCTGGCAGCGTAAAAGGGAGTTGGAAGCAGGAGGAAGCGTCTAGTCCAGGTGCTCACGTGCACCCAGGATGGCCGAGCTATGACTTAGCCTCAAGCTACGAATCTTCAAGTGGTCAACAAGCCGGTCCTAATTCTGGGATACAGCAACAATTCCATCCAGGTGTTCACGAGCACTCAGGATTGTCAGGTGAAGACTCTGCTTCCAGTTCCAAAACTTCAACTGGTTACCAAGCCAATAAAAATATTCTCAAGCACCCAGGGTGGTCAGGCTATGACTCGAGCTCCAAATCTTCTGGCCAACAAACATCCAATCCAGCTGCTCATGTGCACCCTGAATGGTCAAGCTATGGCTCTGAATCTTCAACTGGAGGTCTAAAACAACCATCCAATCAACATGCTCATGTGAACCCTGTATTGTCAAGCTATGGTTCCTCTTCAAGCTCCAAATCATCTGGCCAACAAACATCCAATCCAGCTGCTCATGTGCACCCTGAATGGTCAAGCCATGGCTCTGAATCTTCAACTGGAGGGCTGAAACAACCAACCAATGTTCATGTGCACCCAGGATGGTCAGACTACAGTTCTTTTTCTGGCCAACAAACTTCTAATCCAGCTGCTCATGTGCACCCTGAATGGTCGAGCACCGGCTCTTCAACTGGAG GTCTGAAACAACCATCCAATCAACATGCTCATGTGCACCCTGTATTGCCAAGCTATGGTTCCTCTTCAAGCTCCAAATCATCTGGCCAACAACCATCCAATCAACATGCTCATGTGCACCCTGTATTGTCAAGCTATGGTTCCTCAAGCTCCAAATCATCTGGCCAACAACCATCCAATCAACATGCTCATGTGCACCCTGTATTGTCAAGCTACGGTTCCTCTTCAAGCTCCAAATCATCTGGCCAACAAACATCCAATCCAGCTGCTCATGTGCACCCTGAATGGTCAAGCTATGGCTCTGAATCTTCAACTGGAGGGCTGAAACAACCATCCAATCAACATGCTCATGTGCACCCTGTATTGTCAAGCTATGGTTCCTCTTCAAGCTCCAAAACATCTGGCCAACAACCATCCAATCAACATGCTCATGTGCACCCTGTATTGTCAAGCTATGGTTCCTCAAGCTCCAAATCATCCGGCCAACAACCATCCAATCAACATGCTCATGTTCACCCTGAATTGTCAAGCTATGGTTCCTCAAGCTCCAAATCATCTGGCCAACAACCATCCAATCAACATGCTCATGTGCACCCTGAATGGTCAAGCTATGGTTCTGAATCTTCAACTGGAGGTctgaaacaaccaaccaatcaacaTGCTCATGTTCACCCTGTATTGTCAAGCTATGGTTCCTCTTCAAGCTCCAAATCATCTGGCCAACAACCATCCAATCAACATGCTCATGTACACCCTGAATTGTCAAGCTATGGTTCCTCAAGCTCCAAATCATCTGGCCAACAAACATCCAATCAACATGCTCATGTACACCCTGAATTGTCAAGCTATGGTTCCTCAAGCTCCAAATCATCTGGCCAACAAACATCCAATCCAGCTGCTCATGTGCACCCTGGATGGTCAAGCTATGGCTCTGAATCTTCAACTGGAGGGCTGAAACAACCATCCCATGTTCATGTGCACCCAGGATGGTCAGGCTATGACTCTAGCTCTAAATCTTCCACTGGTGGTCAACAGCCCTCCCATCAACATGCTCATGTGCACCCTGAATGGTCAAGCTATGGCGCTGAATCTTCAACTGGAGGTCTGAAACAACCATCCAATCAACATGCTCATGTGCACCCTGAATTGTCAAGCTATGGTTCCTCTTCAAGCTCCAAATCATCTGGCCAACAAACATCCAATCCAGCTGCTCATGTGCACCCTGAATGGTCAAGCTATGGCTCTGAATCTTCAACTGGAGGTCTGAAACAACCAACCAATGTTCATGTGCACCCAGGATGGTCAGGCTATGACTCCTCTAGCTCTAAATCGTCCACTGGTGGTCAACAACCCTCCCATCAACATGCTCATGTGCACCCAGGATGGCCAGGCTACGACTCTTCCTCTTCTGGTCAACACACTTCTAAACCAGCTGTTCATGTACACCCCGGATGGTCAGGCTATGGTTTCTCTAGCTCTAAATCTTCCACTGGTGGTCAACAACCATCTCATCATGCTCATGTGCACCCTGAATGGTCAAGCTATGGTTCCTCTTCTAGCCAACAAACATCCAATCCAGCTGCTCACATGCACCCTCAATGGTCAAGCCATGACTCCAGCTCCAAATCTTCAACTGGTGGTCAGCAACCATCCCATCATGCTCATGTGCACCCAGGATGGTCCGG CTATGACTCCTCTTCTAGCCAAACATCTAATCCAGCTGCTCATGTGTACCCAGGATGGTCTGCCTATGACTCCTCTTCTAGCCAAACATCTAATCCAGCTGCTCATGTGCACCCAGGATGGTCAAGCTATGGACACTCCAGCTCACTGTACCCTGTAGTGGACCCTAGTGAGAATTCTTATAGCTCTTCAGGATCCTATCACTCTGGTAGTGTTCCCAACAAGAACCTTCATGGTTGGAACAGACCTGAGTGGGCTCCAATGTATCCAGCAGGAAGCAATGTGTTTGCCTTCAACCCGAGTGCTCCCAGCACTCCCTGGTTGTCTGGCCAGTCTAGCTCTGCTCCTGAATACTCACCAACTTCCATCGTCCAATCCAGATACGGCTACCAACGTGCGCGAGATGAATTTGCCAGAATGCAATATTCCCAAGCTGATGTTCCGTCAGGCTTCTCCAGAACTGCGAGCTCCCAAAGAAGCGCCCTGAAGAACTGA